Below is a window of Coriobacterium glomerans PW2 DNA.
CCGCGAGCGAGTTGTCCTCGGGATTGATCTTGATCGTCTGCGAACCGGATGACCCTGAGGAACTTGAGCTGCCGGAGGAGCCGACATCGCTGCCGTCCAGTTGCAGGGCACCGGACATGGCGAGTGCGAACAGCAGAAGAGCGCCCACCGCGATTCCGATGAGCCCGCTCAAGAACACGGGGAACTTCTTTGCCTTGGTCTTCACAACCGTCTGCCTCACGGTCTCCGTCTGCGGAGCAAAGGGGGGTTGGTTCGAAGTCGAGTCCCATGCATCGGCCACATGACCATCCGTACCGGGCATCAGGCTCGTGGGATCCTCTTCGTGCCCGGCGCGGGATGGCGAAGCATCGGGTCCCTCCATAAAGCCCTCCGGCGGTTTGGGCGTCTTATCCTCTTTCATGAAATTTTTCCTTTCCTCGCTGACGAGCTTGATTCCGTTGTACCCCAAGATGCGCGCGGCGACTTCCGGGACTTGTGATGTTCACTCATATTTAAGCTATTCCGCCCCGCCGCCCGACAAGATTCAACAAGGGGCGCGATAGAGGTCGAGCAGCTGCGCCGACCGAGCGAAACCGCTTTCCACGCGTTCAGGTCCTGAACAGATAGCCGACGCCGCGCACCGTCATGATATGCGCGGCGATCTGCGGACCGACTTTGGAGCGAATGCGCCGTATATGAACGTCAACCGTGCGCGTCCCGCCGCAGTACTCGAAACCCCAAACCCGGTGAAGCAGCACCTCGCGCGAATAGGCGCGATTCGGATGCGTCGTGAGAAACGAGAGCAGCGAATACTCCATGAGCGTGAGATCGACGGGTTCACCCTCCAGATAGACCTGATACGTTGCCAGATTTATAAGAAGTTCATCGATCCTCAAGACCTCATCTGACGAGGGCCCAGCTGCCTCGAAGATGAGCCGGCTCACACGGGCCTCAAGCTCTGCGGGAAGCGCTGTGGGACAGATGAAGTCCGATCGGATGCGCGAGGGCAGGCGCAGAGCCGGCAGGGCCGCCTCGTCGGCCACCACAAGCATCGGAATGCCGCCGCGATCATCGAGCCATGCGGCGATCTGCTCGATGCGATCGTTGCGCACTCCGTCGGCGTCGAGCACGAGCAGATCGAATTCAATGGCGGCACTCGGTGAGTCCGGGGTCGCGAGACTGATCGCGACATCCATGGTCTGCGCGCATGAGCTGACAAACTCATGCAAACGCGTCGTGCGAGCCATGAACAACAGGCATTTCTCTGACATATCCCACCTTCCAAACAGCTATATCATAGCCCACGGGGGAATCGGAACGCGATATTTCCGCCCGAGCACATATGACTGACCGCGCTCTCGACTGCAGTGGCGCGCAGCGGACCCGCCTTGCGCGATCTCGCGTCGACGAGCGCCCTCGCTGCTCATCGCGCCGCCGACGCGCAGCGGCGGATCAGGAGTTTGCCAGATAGTAGTCGATCTCCCATTCCGTCACGACCGAGGAATAGCGTTCCCATTCATCGCGCTTCTTCTTGAGGAAGAACGAGTGGATGTGCTCGCCGAGAGCGTCGCGCATGAACTCGGAGCTGGCAAAGACATCGAGTGCCTCATCGAGGCTGCGAGGCAGCGGGGCGAAGCCCGAGTGCGCCAGTTCGCCCTCGCTCAGGTTCTGCGCCTCGGCCATCGATTCGGCCGGAAGCGCGAGCCCGCGTCGGATGCCGTCCAGTCCCGCGGCGAGCGTAACCGCGGCGGCGAGATAGGGATTCGCCATCGGGTCGGGCGAGCGAAGCTCTATGCGCGTCGATAGCTGCTTACCGGGTTTGTAGATGGGCACGCGAATCATGGCGGCGCGGTTGCGCAGGCCCCATGTTGCGTACTCCGGCGTGTTCCCCTCGCCGGTGGTGAGACGCTTGTACGAGTTGACGGTCGGATTCGTGATCGCCGAGAGTTCGGCGGCGTGACTCAAGATGCCGGCCATGTAGCTTCTCGCCGTGCTTGAGAGGTGGTAGAGCTGCTCCTCCTCGCCCCAGAAGACATTGTTCCCCTCGCGGTCGAACAGCGACTGCTGGAGGAACATGGCGCACGAGGCTTGCGTTGAGATGGGTTTCGGCATGAACGATGCGTGAATGCCCGCCTCGAACGCCTCGAGACGTATGACGTGCTTGGCGGTCATGATATTGTCGGCTGTCGTCAGCGCCTCCGCATGCCTGATAGAGATGGCGTGCTGGGAGTGGCCGGATGAATGAAAGGTGTACTCGACCGGAATCGACATCTTCTCAAGCGTGAGCACCGTCGCCCGTCGCAGATCACGGGCCGAATCGGACGGAGTCAGATCGAAGTACCCGACGTGATCGAGCGGCTCAGGCGTGTGGTCGTCGGGAAAGTAGTAGAACTCGAGCTCGCTGGCCATGTTCGGTATGAAGCCGGCCGCCTCTGCGCGGCAGAACATCCGGCGCAGACATTCGCGCGGATCCCCCTCGAACGGCACGCGATCAGGCGTGCAGATATCGCAGAACATGCGCGCCGCCCCATCGTGCGGGGGCCGCCAAGGCAGCACCTGGAAAGTCGAGGGATCCGGAAAGGCGAGCATATCCGCCTCCTCGGGCGGGGTGAAGCCCTCGATCGATGAGCCATCGAAACCGATGCCCTCCTCGAAAGCGACCTCCAGATCCTCTGGACTTATCGCGAAGCTCTTGAGTCGGCCCAGCACATCGGTGAACCACAGCCTCACGAATCGAATGCCCCGCTTCTCTATTGTTCGGAGGACGAAATCGATATTCTGCCGGTCCATGCCAAGCACCCTTCTGTCTGCATCCCGCAAAGTCGCATACCCCATCGTATTTTGCCACACATTTGTTTCGAGGCGATTTCCGATCACCGGGAGCATACGTGCGGGACCGGCGGGGGGCTGTGAGCGCGCAGAGGGCAAAGCGAGAGGGCGAGAAGCTATCTCACATGGCGAGAGAGCTCGTCCGCGATGTCGGCCGCACCTCTGAGGGCAGGACAGCTCCTTCGCTTCGCAGGCCGGTGACCTTTGGCGCATGCGCATGCGTGCGCGCAATCCGCGCACGCGCCCTTTCTGCGCACGCGCACGCACACGGCGATGAAGGCAGCGGCGACAAGCGACAAGATGACGATGTCTAGCGGGGCCATACCTCTCCTTTCAACCTTGCTGATAGTACATGCCCGGCTGCGCGCCCACCTCACAGGCTCGATGTCGCCGAAGCGGCAACATGCCGAAGCAGCCGAGTCCGCCGATGCCGAGGCGTCCCTATGCCGAGGCGACAGCCTCCACCAGGACGGGCTCATCAAGAAATGCATCCTTGGGCATCGGTTTGAGCAGCTGATATGCGATCGCGGCGATCGCGATGAAGGCGATGACGGTCCATGCGCCAATCTCTCCGCCGGTCGCGAGCAGATACATCTGGTTCACGATCAGCCCGATCACCCAAGCGAGACCGCACTCGTATCCCAGCGCGATCGCCGTCCACCTGCCGGATTTCATCTGGTTTCTGATCGTCCCCATGGCGGCGAAACATGGAGCGCACAGCAGATTGAACGCCCCGAATGCGAGCACGCCGCCGGCTGTTCCGAACATCGCGGAGAACGCGCTCCACATGCTCGGATCGCTCTCGGTCGCACCGGAGATATGAAGCAGCGAACCTGCCGTGGCGACGACGTTCTCCTTGGCGATAAGACCGGTCACCGACATCGCGGCCGCCTGCCAGGATCCGAACCCGAGTGGTGCGAAGATCACGCCGAGCGCGCCACCGAGCCCGGCGAGCACCGAGTAATCGGTGAACTCCTCGGGGATCCCGGTCATGTCCGGCAGGTATCCGAATGCTCCGTGATAGACACCGAAGTTGGACAGGAACCACACCGCCACCGTCGAGGCGAAGATGATCGTCCCCGCCTTCTTGATGAACGACCAGCAGCGCTCCCACACATGCAGAGCCCACGAACGGACAGCCGGCATATGATAGGTCGGAAGCTCCATGACGAAGGGCGTGGGACGGCCGCGGAAGAGCCTCGTCTTCTTGAGCATGATACCTGAGCCAATGACCGCGAACGCACCGAGGAAGTAGAACAGCGGACTGATCCACCAGGCCGATGTGCCGCTCACGAGCGCGCCCATGAGCAGCGCGATGATGGGCAGCTTCGCCCCGCAGGGTATGAACGTCGTCGTCATGACCGTCATTCGCCGGTCCTTCTCGTTCTCGATGGTCTTGGTGGCCATGATGCCGGGGACCCCGCAACCCGAACTGATGAGCATCGGAATAAATGATTTACCCGACAAGCCGAAGCGG
It encodes the following:
- a CDS encoding response regulator transcription factor, with the protein product MSEKCLLFMARTTRLHEFVSSCAQTMDVAISLATPDSPSAAIEFDLLVLDADGVRNDRIEQIAAWLDDRGGIPMLVVADEAALPALRLPSRIRSDFICPTALPAELEARVSRLIFEAAGPSSDEVLRIDELLINLATYQVYLEGEPVDLTLMEYSLLSFLTTHPNRAYSREVLLHRVWGFEYCGGTRTVDVHIRRIRSKVGPQIAAHIMTVRGVGYLFRT
- a CDS encoding glutamine synthetase family protein, with the protein product MDRQNIDFVLRTIEKRGIRFVRLWFTDVLGRLKSFAISPEDLEVAFEEGIGFDGSSIEGFTPPEEADMLAFPDPSTFQVLPWRPPHDGAARMFCDICTPDRVPFEGDPRECLRRMFCRAEAAGFIPNMASELEFYYFPDDHTPEPLDHVGYFDLTPSDSARDLRRATVLTLEKMSIPVEYTFHSSGHSQHAISIRHAEALTTADNIMTAKHVIRLEAFEAGIHASFMPKPISTQASCAMFLQQSLFDREGNNVFWGEEEQLYHLSSTARSYMAGILSHAAELSAITNPTVNSYKRLTTGEGNTPEYATWGLRNRAAMIRVPIYKPGKQLSTRIELRSPDPMANPYLAAAVTLAAGLDGIRRGLALPAESMAEAQNLSEGELAHSGFAPLPRSLDEALDVFASSEFMRDALGEHIHSFFLKKKRDEWERYSSVVTEWEIDYYLANS